A part of Xenopus tropicalis strain Nigerian chromosome 4, UCB_Xtro_10.0, whole genome shotgun sequence genomic DNA contains:
- the rbm14 gene encoding RNA-binding protein 14 — protein sequence MPNYDERMKIFVGNVDDSTTQEEITELFERYGTVVNCAVMKQYAFVHMRGSEEATKAVEDLNGRELNGKKMLVELSKPRPQNTWKIFVGNVSSSCEVSEIRKMFEEHGRVVECDIVKDYAFVHMTRESESRAAIEALNGKEVKGKRINVEMSHKVRPVAANGSSHSRRRPDDREAPQSRESYNHRRATEAAYASYALKSNYERYAPESSRYDLYESRPRPTSPMYYARDRSPMRRPDYALSQTAALASKYRSEAAGFGNLASGYSGQASALASSYSNQASALASSYNNQRAYTSSASGYGTDQIAAYSTQPSAYANQGSSIYGTQAASLASSYGSQPSHLSASPYASSVVPSAYRQQQGSAYETTQLASLGQQTMPSTNPMYERTRLSPPRAAISDSYKKAADIQRYATDRRFTDLSDYRRLSELSAAYRQSPPRSTLEYRRPETQSDYALSEYFRAAQLHAGYPRRL from the exons ATGCCGAACTACGACGAGAGAATGAAGATATTTGTCGGTAATGTGGATGACAGCACAACGCAGGAGGAGATCACGGAGCTGTTCGAGCGCTACGGCACTGTAGTGAACTGCGCCGTCATGAAGCAATACGCCTTTGTCCACATGCGCGGCTCGGAGGAGGCGACCAAGGCCGTCGAGGATCTGAATGGCCGAGAGcttaatggcaaaaaaatgttaGTCGAGCTGTCTAAGCCTCGGCCTCAAAACACTTGGAAAATATTCGTGGGGAACGTTAGTTCCTCCTGCGAAGTGTCCGAAATCCGCAAAATGTTCGAGGAACACGGGAGGGTGGTGGAATGTGACATAGTGAAAG ATTATGCGTTTGTTCATATGACGAGAGAAAGTGAATCTAGGGCTGCTATTGAGGCTTTGAATGGAAAGGAAGTTAAAGGAAAGAGAATCAATGTGGAAATGTCTCATAAAGTCAGACCAGTGGCTGCTAATGGTAGTTCCCATAGTAGACGCCGACCAGATGATCGGGAAGCACCACAGAGTCGCGAATCATACAACCACAGAAGAGCCACTGAAGCAGCATATGCCTCTTATGCCCTTAAGTCCAATTATGAAAGATATGCACCAGAATCCTCTCGCTATGACCTTTACGAAAGTAGACCTCGTCCAACATCGCCAATGTATTATGCAAGGGACAGGAGTCCCATGCGTCGACCAGACTATGCTTTATCACAGACTGCTGCTCTAGCATCAAAGTACCGGTCTGAGGCAGCAGGTTTTGGGAACTTGGCTTCTGGTTATTCAGGCCAGGCTTCTGCTCTGGCCTCTTCTTACAGTAATCAGGCTTCTGCATTGGCTTCTTCCTACAACAATCAAAGAGCTTACACCAGTTCAGCTTCTGGATATGGCACAGATCAAATTGCTGCTTACAGCACCCAACCTTCTGCCTACGCTAATCAAGGTTCCTCCATCTATGGTACACAGGCTGCTTCCCTGGCTTCGTCCTATGGCAGCCAGCCTTCACATTTGTCTGCTTCCCCTTATGCGTCATCTGTAGTGCCCAGCGCTTATCGGCAGCAGCAGGGCTCTGCCTATGAGACCACTCAACTTGCCTCTCTTGGTCAACAGACTATGCCTTCAACCAATCCGATGTATGAACGCACGCGTCTTTCCCCGCCACGGGCTGCTATATCTGACAGCTACAAAAAGGCAGCTGACATTCAAAG GTATGCTACAGACCGCCGTTTTACCGACTTATCCGATTACCGCCGTTTATCCGAGTTGTCTGCTGCCTACCGCCAATCTCCGCCCAGGTCTACACTGGAATATCGCCGCCCAGAAACTCAGTCTGATTACGCATTAAGTGAATACTTCCGTGCAGCTCAGCTTCATGCTGGCTACCCCCGCCGTTTATAA
- the rbm14 gene encoding RNA-binding protein 14 isoform X1 translates to MPNYDERMKIFVGNVDDSTTQEEITELFERYGTVVNCAVMKQYAFVHMRGSEEATKAVEDLNGRELNGKKMLVELSKPRPQNTWKIFVGNVSSSCEVSEIRKMFEEHGRVVECDIVKGMLQTAVLPTYPITAVYPSCLLPTANLRPGLHWNIAAQKLSLITH, encoded by the exons ATGCCGAACTACGACGAGAGAATGAAGATATTTGTCGGTAATGTGGATGACAGCACAACGCAGGAGGAGATCACGGAGCTGTTCGAGCGCTACGGCACTGTAGTGAACTGCGCCGTCATGAAGCAATACGCCTTTGTCCACATGCGCGGCTCGGAGGAGGCGACCAAGGCCGTCGAGGATCTGAATGGCCGAGAGcttaatggcaaaaaaatgttaGTCGAGCTGTCTAAGCCTCGGCCTCAAAACACTTGGAAAATATTCGTGGGGAACGTTAGTTCCTCCTGCGAAGTGTCCGAAATCCGCAAAATGTTCGAGGAACACGGGAGGGTGGTGGAATGTGACATAGTGAAAG GTATGCTACAGACCGCCGTTTTACCGACTTATCCGATTACCGCCGTTTATCCGAGTTGTCTGCTGCCTACCGCCAATCTCCGCCCAGGTCTACACTGGAATATCGCCGCCCAGAAACTCAGTCTGATTACGCATTAA